The region CCGCCGACAGCCCGGGGAACGAAGGGAGTTACCCCCGTCGCCGAGCGGGGAGTGAGGTTGTCCCGACGACGGGGGCGGGGCCCGTGCACGGCGGTACGGATTTCACGGGGGTGCCGTGCGCGGGGGTCTTCAGACGGCTGTCGGGTCGGGATCGACGTGCCGCAGGTGGTCGGCGAAGCGCACGGACCACGGGATGCGCTCCGGCTCGTCCTCGGGGGCGGGTCTGGGTCTGTGTTCTCGCAGGGCGGTCTGGGCCAGGCGCAGGCGTTGGACTTCGCCGGTGCCGGCGGGCGCGTAGGTGGTCTGCATGTCACGGAAGACCCGGGAGACCTCGCCGGAGGTGTCCAGGCCGTTCGCGCCGTGCAGTTCCATCGCGTCCCGGCCGGTGTCGACGGCCGCTTCGTGGCCGAAGGTCTTGGCGGTGATGAGCTGGTCGTCGCAGTCCGTGCCGTGGTCGAGCATGTCGACGGCGTGGTAGGTGAGGACCCGGGCCGTGTGCAGGCGAGCCGCCATCGCGCCGAGACGGTCGCGTACGACACCGACGTCGGAAAGGGTTCCCTGGTAGCGGGGCCGGTTGTCGACGTACTGGGTGGTGAGGTCGAGGGCCGCTTCGTGCAGGCCGAGGGAAACAGCCGTGAGGTTGGGGCGTCCGTAGAGGATGCTGCTGGACTGGGCGACGGCCAGGCCCTGGCCGACCTCGCCCAGAACGTTCTCCGGGGGGAGACGTACGCGGTCGAATCCGATCCCGCCGAAGCCGAAGCCGCGCAGGCCGAACGCGCCGACATACCGGGCGGCGGAGACTCCCCTCCGCTCGCCGGAGACGAGGAAGGCCGTCAGTGCCTCGGAGGTGCGGGTCCCGGGCGGTGCGGTACGGGCGACCACGACATGGAGATCGGCGATCTGGCTGTTGCCTATGTGTGCCTTCGTGCCGGTGAGGATCCATGCTTTGCCGTCCCACTCGGCTGCGGTGGTCATGCCACCGATG is a window of Streptomyces sp. B21-083 DNA encoding:
- a CDS encoding acyl-CoA dehydrogenase family protein, encoding MSASSTPRVLDTFLTPRHQALWEDVDAFADEEIRPRVTHMETARYVDRKVARLLAARGWFGVTIPKAYGGMQAGHVAKTILIHRLALVSAAAAAILQASLIPVAALLHFGTERQRADLLPGVADGSVLLSIAVTEPDQGGHIGGMTTAAEWDGKAWILTGTKAHIGNSQIADLHVVVARTAPPGTRTSEALTAFLVSGERRGVSAARYVGAFGLRGFGFGGIGFDRVRLPPENVLGEVGQGLAVAQSSSILYGRPNLTAVSLGLHEAALDLTTQYVDNRPRYQGTLSDVGVVRDRLGAMAARLHTARVLTYHAVDMLDHGTDCDDQLITAKTFGHEAAVDTGRDAMELHGANGLDTSGEVSRVFRDMQTTYAPAGTGEVQRLRLAQTALREHRPRPAPEDEPERIPWSVRFADHLRHVDPDPTAV